A window of Panicum virgatum strain AP13 chromosome 8K, P.virgatum_v5, whole genome shotgun sequence contains these coding sequences:
- the LOC120644058 gene encoding cysteine-rich receptor-like protein kinase 26, whose translation MTTETSTLLSTLPKNIPASFLKQITDDFSPDRELGKGAFGTVYKGILEDGEVIAVKKLVENPPMGHEKTFSNEVGNLMAIQHENIVKLVGFCHESQKKLVPHNGRYIIVDITEVLLCYEYLPNGSLDKYLFAEPNRMDWDTRFKIVKGICKGLHFLHKEMDQPVVHMDLKPENILLDDNMAPKIADFGLARLFGQEQTRMHTQNVVGSLGYMAPEYLYRGEISTQLDIYSLGLLIIQISTGEKNIPDAEDKCGRKFIDRVHKNWTDRHVTSKYASFDAYRLQQIEMCVEIGLQCVEKERKKRPSIVDIVDKLDGKHAV comes from the exons ATGACCACTGAAACTAGCACTCTTCTAAGTACGTTGCCCAAGAATATACCAGCAAGCTTTCTCAAGCAAATTACAGATGATTTCTCTCCTGATCGAGAACTTGGTAAAGGTGCATTTGGAACAGTCTACAAG GGAATTCTGGAGGATGGGGAAGTGATTGCTGTCAAGAAGCTTGTGGAAAATCCTCCTATGGGGCATGAGAAAACATTTAGTAATGAGGTCGGAAATCTTATGGCAATCCAGCATGAAAATATAGTGAAGTTGGTTGGTTTCTGCCATGAATCACAGAAGAAGTTGGTGCCGCACAATGGAAGATACATAATAGTAGATATAACTGAAGTTCTACTCTGCTATGAGTATCTACCCAACGGAAGCCTTGACAAGTATCTATTTG CTGAACCTAATAGAATGGACTGGGACACGCGGTTCAAAATAGTTAAAGGAATCTGCAAAGGTTTACATTTCCTACATAAGGAAATGGATCAGCCTGTTGTTCATATGGATCTTAAGCCTGAAAATATTTTGTTGGATGATAACATGGCCCCCAAAATTGCGGATTTTGGACTTGCAAGGCTATTCGGTCAAGAGCAGACCCGGATGCACACTCAAAATGTTGTGGGATCACT AGGATACATGGCCCCAGAGTATTTATATAGAGGTGAAATCTCTACCCAGTTAGACATATATAGTTTAGGTCTACTAATCATTCAGATCAGCACTGGAGAAAAGAATATACCCGATGCTGAAGACAAGTGCGGAAGGAAATTTATTGACAGA GTACACAAAAACTGGACAGATCGCCACGTAACGTCCAAGTATGCATCGTTCGATGCATATCGCCTTCAACAAATTGAAATGTGTGTTGAAATTGGGTTACAATGTGTGGAAAAAGAACGCAAGAAGAGACCCTCCATAGTAGATATTGTAGACAAGCTCGATGGGAAGCACGCAGTCTAA